In Desulfomonile tiedjei DSM 6799, a genomic segment contains:
- a CDS encoding ABC transporter substrate-binding protein has translation MPVNLNRISYNNGSVFSFAVPKCTISQGYLMHGLSSSQESNRSLLGRRQFLVASGASLAALMCGTFSVAQSQQSVKVGFVLPVEGPLADESRSLLAGFRLYLEEKKSGPFQVQIIEKNSGPDDGATLPGLAQLLAIEDLRFIVATPSTKGSEQIIHGLGSANRVLFVTNPSVRLVSGEMCIPTGFRVCTNTYQTGYPLGPWAIKNVGQTVFLCGEDSPEMNGSIDFFANGFERSGGTFVDRIMVDEDATDFTQIIDAVKTSKADAIFAGFSGKKASGFLKAFFKAVPSPKQVILGPDCLSSYPGTLELIKGTNCSLITASPLVDPQEFAARIKRALSIDVPDAARAAEGYDIARVVLEAAQKVQGEITKHEALVKAVSDVALEGGPRGKLSFDKNHEPVLEMSVHKWTVSGQSYARQTLENLGAVKTPDLGCGRIGFPRKPDAEIKDEDPVWEEKE, from the coding sequence ATGCCGGTGAATCTCAATCGGATTTCGTACAATAACGGTTCGGTTTTTTCGTTTGCCGTTCCGAAATGCACCATTAGCCAAGGTTATCTCATGCACGGACTTAGTTCTTCCCAAGAATCGAACCGGTCACTGCTCGGACGGCGACAATTTCTGGTTGCTTCCGGTGCTTCTCTTGCAGCCCTCATGTGCGGCACCTTCTCGGTAGCTCAATCACAGCAATCAGTGAAAGTCGGATTCGTGCTCCCGGTAGAAGGGCCTCTAGCAGATGAGTCTAGGTCACTGCTCGCGGGTTTCAGGCTCTATCTCGAAGAGAAGAAATCCGGTCCGTTCCAAGTTCAGATTATCGAAAAAAATTCAGGCCCGGATGATGGGGCCACTCTTCCCGGACTGGCACAGCTTCTCGCGATCGAAGATTTACGTTTTATCGTAGCCACGCCCTCGACCAAAGGATCGGAACAGATTATCCATGGGTTAGGTAGTGCCAATCGCGTGCTATTCGTAACCAACCCTTCGGTGCGCCTGGTATCCGGTGAAATGTGCATTCCAACGGGATTTCGTGTTTGCACAAACACGTATCAGACCGGATATCCGCTGGGCCCCTGGGCGATTAAGAACGTCGGGCAAACGGTCTTCCTGTGTGGAGAAGACAGTCCCGAGATGAACGGAAGCATAGATTTTTTCGCAAATGGGTTTGAACGATCCGGTGGGACATTCGTCGATCGCATCATGGTGGATGAAGACGCAACGGACTTCACCCAGATTATCGACGCGGTGAAGACCTCGAAGGCAGATGCCATCTTTGCGGGCTTTTCGGGAAAAAAGGCTTCGGGATTTCTGAAGGCTTTTTTTAAGGCTGTTCCCTCACCCAAACAGGTAATACTCGGTCCCGATTGCCTTTCTTCCTATCCGGGGACGCTGGAATTAATAAAGGGTACCAACTGTTCGCTGATAACGGCCTCGCCTCTTGTAGATCCGCAGGAGTTCGCAGCCCGTATAAAACGAGCCTTGTCGATCGATGTCCCGGACGCGGCGCGTGCTGCAGAAGGATATGATATTGCCCGAGTAGTCCTCGAGGCTGCCCAAAAAGTGCAAGGAGAAATAACCAAGCACGAAGCACTGGTGAAGGCCGTTTCCGACGTCGCCCTGGAAGGAGGCCCCAGAGGCAAGCTCTCTTTTGACAAGAATCATGAACCTGTCCTGGAAATGTCTGTTCACAAATGGACTGTCTCCGGACAATCCTATGCTCGGCAGACCCTGGAAAACCTCGGAGCTGTCAAAACTCCCGATCTGGGCTGTGGGAGGATCGGATTCCCCAGAAAACCTGACGCGGAAATCAAAGATGAAGACCCCGTGTGGGAAGAGAAAGAGTAA
- a CDS encoding LL-diaminopimelate aminotransferase produces MTFSRRVIDTPPYLFHLIDEKRKAAAQRGVDVISLAIGDPDRPTPDFILDLMQEEIHDPRNHVYPSYKGEPDFCESVAAWFEKRFSVQLDPKTDIMAIIGSKDAVSHLPFAFLDPGDSGLVTDPGYPVYNAAIGYAGGRVVRVPLREECGFLPDLSAIDPVEADRAKIMFVNYPNNPTSAVADESFFQELVEFAAKHDLVILSDNAYSEVYFEEADRPISIMKIPGAKNRAIEIHSFSKTFNMTGWRIGFVVGGKELINAFLTLKSNFDSGVFMAIQRVAARALGHPQVEPFFRERTALFKSRRDRIAAALTELGYRFQLPRASYYFWVRIPESYASSVEFCADLLEKKGLVVTPGVGYGPAGEAFFRISMTAPDQRIDEGLKRLREFHRSR; encoded by the coding sequence ATGACGTTCTCAAGGCGAGTAATCGATACTCCTCCTTATTTATTTCATCTCATTGACGAAAAGCGCAAAGCTGCCGCGCAGAGAGGCGTGGACGTCATTTCGCTCGCGATTGGAGATCCCGATCGTCCTACACCGGACTTTATCCTGGACCTCATGCAAGAGGAAATTCACGATCCGAGAAATCATGTGTATCCCAGCTACAAAGGCGAACCGGATTTTTGCGAATCCGTTGCAGCATGGTTCGAAAAACGCTTTTCCGTGCAACTCGATCCCAAGACAGACATAATGGCCATAATTGGCTCCAAAGATGCCGTTTCACATCTACCGTTCGCGTTTCTGGATCCAGGAGATTCGGGACTCGTTACCGATCCCGGTTATCCGGTTTATAATGCCGCAATAGGATATGCCGGGGGTCGTGTCGTACGCGTGCCGCTCAGAGAAGAATGCGGTTTTTTGCCTGATCTTTCCGCGATCGATCCCGTTGAAGCGGACCGGGCAAAGATCATGTTTGTGAACTACCCGAATAATCCGACGTCAGCAGTTGCGGACGAAAGCTTCTTTCAAGAGCTGGTGGAGTTTGCAGCAAAGCACGATCTGGTCATTTTATCGGACAATGCTTATTCTGAGGTATATTTTGAGGAAGCGGACCGACCGATCAGCATAATGAAGATTCCCGGCGCAAAGAACCGCGCCATCGAGATCCATTCATTTTCTAAAACCTTCAACATGACAGGTTGGAGAATTGGATTCGTTGTAGGTGGGAAAGAGCTCATAAACGCATTCCTCACGCTGAAATCGAATTTCGATTCCGGCGTGTTCATGGCTATCCAGAGAGTGGCTGCGCGTGCACTCGGACACCCGCAGGTCGAGCCCTTCTTTCGTGAGCGAACAGCTCTTTTCAAAAGCCGCCGAGATCGCATAGCTGCGGCATTGACCGAACTCGGGTACCGTTTCCAGTTACCGCGTGCAAGTTACTATTTCTGGGTGAGAATTCCGGAATCGTACGCGTCGTCGGTTGAATTTTGCGCGGACCTGCTGGAAAAGAAAGGGCTCGTGGTAACTCCCGGAGTAGGATACGGTCCCGCGGGCGAAGCGTTTTTCAGGATTTCCATGACCGCACCGGACCAACGCATTGATGAAGGACTGAAAAGGCTGCGGGAATTTCACCGATCCCGATGA
- a CDS encoding ATP-dependent 6-phosphofructokinase, giving the protein MDTAIESLGVARIPSPLKHVQHVTDDECILYDSSARNVEQQIREGQTPVSFMKAGPRDFMYFDPSKLKCAVVTAGGLCPGLNNVIRAIVLTLYYSYGVRNVLGIRYGFQGLVPQYGHPILELTPKSVGDIAELGGTVLGSSRGPQSVEDMVDALERMNVGILFAIGGDGTMRAVSKICEGIRNRNAKISVIGIPKTIDNDISYMSRSFGFNTAVTVAAEVITAAHVEATGSPNGIGLVKLMGRRAGFIASYAALAKRDANFVLIPESDFDLEGPHGFLAVLEKRILDRKHAVIVVAEGAGQQYAHGEGTDESGNPRLGDIGIFLKEAIDEYFKGKGIELNLKYIDPSYTIRSVEATSDDAIFCTFLAQNAVHAGMAGKTNMVVGNWRDEYVYIPVDLVITGRKQVELDGKLWSSVLEATGQPSFKP; this is encoded by the coding sequence ATGGATACCGCAATAGAAAGCCTGGGAGTTGCTCGGATCCCCTCACCATTAAAGCATGTTCAGCATGTAACGGATGATGAATGCATTCTCTACGATTCCTCTGCAAGAAACGTGGAGCAGCAAATTCGAGAAGGCCAAACGCCAGTCTCTTTCATGAAGGCCGGTCCCAGAGACTTTATGTATTTCGACCCGAGCAAGCTCAAATGCGCAGTAGTAACGGCCGGTGGCTTGTGTCCCGGCCTGAATAACGTTATCCGGGCTATCGTCCTGACACTGTATTACTCGTACGGCGTACGAAATGTCCTGGGAATACGATATGGTTTCCAGGGGCTTGTTCCTCAGTACGGACATCCCATACTGGAGCTTACCCCGAAGTCTGTGGGAGACATTGCGGAACTCGGTGGAACAGTGCTCGGATCGTCTCGAGGACCTCAAAGCGTCGAAGACATGGTGGATGCACTGGAACGGATGAATGTCGGCATTCTCTTCGCCATTGGCGGAGACGGCACCATGCGGGCTGTCTCCAAAATCTGCGAAGGGATAAGAAATCGCAATGCAAAGATATCCGTCATAGGAATCCCCAAGACGATAGATAACGATATCAGTTACATGTCTCGCTCCTTCGGTTTCAACACTGCTGTGACAGTAGCTGCTGAAGTGATTACCGCCGCACACGTTGAAGCTACCGGTTCTCCAAATGGTATCGGACTGGTAAAACTCATGGGACGGCGCGCGGGGTTCATTGCCTCATACGCCGCTTTGGCCAAGCGGGACGCGAATTTTGTTCTCATCCCGGAATCCGATTTCGACCTGGAGGGGCCCCACGGATTCCTGGCTGTCCTGGAAAAACGAATTCTCGACCGCAAGCATGCCGTTATAGTCGTAGCCGAAGGTGCAGGACAGCAGTATGCTCACGGTGAAGGCACGGATGAATCAGGAAATCCGCGCCTGGGCGATATCGGAATTTTCCTAAAAGAAGCGATAGACGAATATTTCAAAGGAAAAGGCATCGAACTGAACCTTAAATACATCGATCCGAGCTATACGATTCGTTCCGTAGAAGCCACTTCGGATGACGCCATCTTCTGCACGTTTCTGGCTCAAAACGCGGTGCACGCAGGAATGGCCGGTAAAACCAACATGGTAGTAGGTAACTGGCGCGACGAGTATGTTTACATTCCTGTGGATCTTGTGATAACAGGACGTAAACAGGTGGAGCTGGATGGGAAACTCTGGAGCAGTGTCTTGGAGGCTACAGGTCAACCATCCTTTAAACCATAA
- a CDS encoding glycosyltransferase family 9 protein: protein MTQSSLFPGNSVHGEILVIRSGALGDTILTLPLLFSIEKAHPGSQVLFLGNRSYKDLIPQRIRFGAIDGREWEWLFSPEPKVSAQSRGFEKAYVILNRPEDVVRNLKIAGTDAIAHTGSHPPPGRHIVVHLHESLGFEIPAKQPLFQHSGKSDRPFIWIHPGSGGPRKCVPLAAVVDLVQRLKSATGLDVVVTSSEDDAFLKESADWHTLVSLPGVTLVEGRGLSELMTSLGGALLFMGNDSGISHFAANLGIRSVVFFVASDPNQWAPWVPSSMLNIINLRNQQVDKISWRERATKTACALLLDRVFLPSHE, encoded by the coding sequence ATGACACAGAGCAGTCTCTTTCCCGGCAATTCCGTCCATGGCGAGATTCTGGTGATCAGATCGGGAGCATTGGGTGACACCATTCTCACCCTCCCGCTGCTTTTCTCCATTGAGAAAGCGCATCCAGGGTCACAGGTGCTTTTTCTGGGAAACCGCTCGTACAAGGACCTGATTCCGCAGAGAATAAGATTCGGAGCTATTGATGGGAGGGAATGGGAATGGCTCTTCTCGCCTGAACCAAAGGTTTCCGCTCAAAGTCGCGGTTTTGAAAAGGCGTATGTCATCCTGAATCGCCCCGAGGATGTGGTACGCAATCTCAAGATTGCGGGAACGGATGCAATTGCGCATACCGGATCGCATCCTCCCCCCGGACGGCACATCGTGGTGCATCTGCACGAATCATTGGGTTTCGAGATTCCTGCCAAACAACCCCTGTTCCAGCATTCCGGGAAATCCGATCGTCCTTTCATCTGGATTCATCCGGGAAGCGGGGGGCCGCGAAAATGTGTCCCCCTGGCCGCGGTCGTCGACCTCGTGCAAAGGCTCAAATCGGCAACAGGACTGGATGTCGTCGTCACATCAAGTGAAGACGACGCTTTTCTCAAAGAATCGGCGGACTGGCACACGCTGGTTTCTCTGCCGGGAGTGACCCTTGTGGAAGGCCGAGGACTTTCGGAATTGATGACGTCTCTAGGGGGGGCTTTGCTATTCATGGGAAATGATTCGGGAATAAGCCATTTTGCAGCAAATCTGGGCATACGATCCGTGGTTTTTTTCGTGGCATCGGACCCGAACCAATGGGCGCCGTGGGTGCCTTCCAGTATGTTGAACATAATTAACCTTAGAAATCAGCAAGTTGATAAGATTTCCTGGAGAGAAAGAGCGACGAAAACCGCATGCGCGCTCCTGCTCGACCGCGTATTTTTGCCAAGCCATGAATAA
- a CDS encoding DUF933 domain-containing protein, giving the protein MKLGIIGLPGSGKTTVFRALTGGIEITDRKGHLEPALGVVKVSDPRLDWLADHYKPKKITPVHVEYMDIPGVGSEGKAQHSISDKILAHTRTAEALVHCIRFYDSAMSGAANPISDYKAVEDEMILSDFAIVEKRLERVSKDAQKGRKDLAEELSLLKEAYEILEQGKPLRIFPPAVESDKLKGFAFLSAKPQLLLINSGENKTKAEIDRLRTELREITADQPNITIDSLNADAEAEIARLSEEDAREFLDELELEEGAKERIIKKSFELLNYIVFFTAGEPEVRAWQLQNGMSAVKAAGTVHSDMERGFIRAEVVSYDDFKAAGSLAAAHKVGKVRLEGRDYLIKDGDIILFRFNV; this is encoded by the coding sequence TTGAAACTTGGGATAATAGGGCTCCCCGGGAGTGGAAAGACAACAGTTTTCAGGGCTCTCACCGGTGGGATAGAGATTACGGATCGCAAGGGTCATCTTGAACCTGCATTGGGTGTGGTAAAAGTCTCGGACCCTCGATTGGATTGGCTTGCCGATCACTACAAGCCGAAAAAGATCACACCTGTTCATGTGGAATACATGGATATTCCGGGTGTCGGAAGCGAGGGCAAGGCACAGCATTCCATCAGCGACAAGATACTTGCTCATACGCGCACTGCTGAGGCGCTTGTCCACTGCATCCGTTTTTATGACTCGGCAATGTCCGGCGCAGCAAATCCCATAAGCGATTACAAAGCTGTTGAAGACGAGATGATCCTTTCGGATTTTGCCATCGTGGAAAAACGTCTGGAAAGAGTGTCGAAAGACGCGCAAAAAGGCAGGAAGGATCTCGCGGAAGAACTTTCTCTTCTGAAAGAGGCCTATGAGATTTTAGAGCAGGGCAAACCACTGAGAATCTTTCCTCCGGCCGTCGAATCGGACAAACTGAAAGGATTCGCGTTTCTTTCGGCAAAACCGCAGCTCTTGTTGATCAATTCGGGCGAGAACAAGACAAAGGCGGAAATCGATCGACTTCGGACCGAACTACGTGAGATTACGGCGGATCAGCCCAACATAACGATCGATTCACTGAATGCCGATGCTGAAGCCGAAATTGCCAGACTCAGTGAGGAAGATGCACGGGAATTCCTGGATGAACTCGAACTGGAAGAAGGTGCAAAGGAGCGCATCATAAAGAAATCATTCGAGCTGCTCAATTATATAGTGTTCTTCACTGCGGGCGAACCGGAAGTGAGAGCATGGCAGCTTCAGAATGGCATGTCTGCGGTGAAAGCTGCCGGAACAGTTCATTCGGACATGGAACGGGGATTCATTCGCGCCGAAGTCGTGTCATACGACGATTTCAAAGCTGCAGGTTCTCTCGCTGCCGCTCACAAGGTCGGGAAAGTGCGTTTGGAGGGCCGGGATTATCTTATAAAAGATGGCGATATCATTCTCTTCCGGTTCAATGTTTGA
- a CDS encoding 2-isopropylmalate synthase: MSRKIYVFDTTLRDGEQVPGAKLNKRQKLEIAQQLAKLGVDIIEAGFPCSSPGDLEAVKAVSEQVKGPIITGLARAVNQDIDMVWEAVQHAERPRIHIFLGSSDVHLSKKLRQDRESALSMAVDAVRYAKRFCEDVEYSTEDASRTDFEYLCRIVDAVIRAGATVVNIPDTVGYAVPEEFGDLIRRLKENVQALDKIVLSVHCHNDLGLAVSNSMAAIRNGANQVECTINGMGERAGNASLEEIVMLLRTRHASYGAHTDIRTEEIYRTSRLVSRLMNIPVQPNKAIVGSNAFAHSSGIHQDGILKDRTTYEIMKPEDVGVRQNKIVLTARSGRAALRHRLNDLGYTLESDQFERVYNRFLNVADRKKEIAGQDLRSIVEIELTKVTETYSFHSLQIMSGNTMVPMASVTLTREGKQHTDAAAGNGPVNAVFACIDRIVGQQGILTDYDLKAVTMGKDALGEAMVRVEIGDVVYSGIGTSPDVIEASARAYLNAYNRFFANSH, encoded by the coding sequence GTGAGCCGAAAGATATACGTTTTCGATACTACATTGCGAGATGGGGAACAGGTGCCGGGAGCCAAACTCAACAAGAGGCAAAAGCTGGAAATCGCCCAGCAACTGGCAAAGCTGGGAGTAGACATTATCGAAGCCGGATTCCCCTGTTCGTCTCCGGGAGATCTTGAGGCCGTTAAGGCCGTATCCGAGCAGGTAAAAGGACCCATAATTACCGGGCTTGCGCGGGCCGTAAACCAGGACATCGATATGGTGTGGGAAGCAGTGCAACATGCGGAACGTCCGCGCATACACATCTTCCTGGGGTCGTCTGATGTTCATCTTTCAAAGAAGTTGCGTCAGGACCGTGAGAGCGCGTTGTCCATGGCTGTGGACGCAGTGCGTTACGCGAAGCGCTTCTGCGAAGATGTGGAGTACTCTACCGAAGATGCTTCCAGAACGGATTTCGAATACCTCTGCCGGATTGTAGATGCTGTTATTCGTGCCGGTGCCACTGTAGTCAACATACCGGACACTGTCGGCTACGCTGTGCCCGAGGAATTCGGAGATCTTATTCGCAGGTTAAAAGAAAATGTCCAGGCTTTGGACAAAATTGTACTCAGTGTGCACTGTCATAACGATCTGGGTCTTGCTGTTTCCAATAGTATGGCAGCCATAAGAAACGGCGCGAACCAGGTCGAATGTACCATCAACGGGATGGGCGAACGGGCCGGAAATGCTTCTCTGGAAGAGATCGTCATGCTCCTCAGGACCCGTCATGCCAGTTACGGCGCTCACACCGACATCCGCACGGAAGAGATCTATCGTACCAGCAGACTGGTGAGCAGGCTCATGAACATTCCGGTTCAACCAAACAAAGCAATTGTTGGAAGCAATGCATTTGCCCATTCTTCGGGCATTCACCAGGATGGCATACTCAAGGATAGAACTACCTACGAAATCATGAAGCCCGAAGACGTCGGCGTTCGCCAGAATAAGATTGTTCTCACAGCGCGTTCCGGGAGGGCGGCGCTCAGACATCGCTTAAACGATCTGGGCTACACCCTGGAATCGGACCAGTTCGAGCGTGTCTACAACCGTTTCCTGAATGTAGCGGATCGAAAGAAGGAAATCGCGGGGCAGGACCTGAGAAGCATTGTAGAGATCGAATTGACCAAGGTGACGGAAACCTACAGTTTCCACAGTCTCCAAATTATGAGCGGGAATACCATGGTTCCGATGGCTTCAGTGACACTGACCAGGGAAGGCAAACAACATACCGATGCGGCCGCAGGCAACGGTCCGGTGAACGCTGTCTTCGCGTGTATAGATCGCATTGTAGGTCAGCAGGGAATCCTCACGGACTATGATCTTAAGGCGGTAACCATGGGGAAAGACGCTCTGGGAGAAGCCATGGTGAGGGTGGAAATCGGGGATGTGGTCTATTCAGGTATCGGAACGAGTCCCGATGTTATCGAGGCGAGTGCTCGCGCGTATCTGAATGCATATAATCGCTTCTTCGCAAACTCGCATTAA
- a CDS encoding anti-sigma factor family protein: MKQCERIVDLFGELHGDEVDGKTKIMVQDHLYNCPGCREEYKWYALTVQALGSLETVAPPPDFLAKLNARISSEPNHSFSFIEFFRNIFTSVPYMPLPAGVVALALVACIGLVVYKSSLSFMPTAKPEAISYHSGEKVGGLASRVSTSKTTPISTSPAPLLKNFPPTIAESIGADNLTLESNSIDTAIESLKKKILPNIQGKIVGDEKGFHNAGDVVLAVLIPSESYSRLTKELVDHGALAVGVGSEEKRYSPTQKDGNNVLLYIRFVHRR; encoded by the coding sequence ATGAAGCAATGCGAACGAATCGTTGACCTGTTTGGAGAACTTCACGGCGATGAAGTAGATGGCAAGACTAAAATTATGGTCCAAGACCATTTGTACAATTGCCCTGGATGTCGTGAAGAATACAAATGGTACGCGTTAACCGTTCAGGCCCTTGGCAGCTTGGAAACTGTAGCCCCACCGCCGGACTTTTTAGCTAAACTGAATGCCAGGATCTCCTCTGAACCCAACCACTCTTTCAGCTTTATAGAGTTTTTTCGGAACATCTTCACATCGGTGCCTTACATGCCCTTGCCCGCGGGCGTTGTGGCACTTGCGCTCGTTGCGTGCATCGGGCTTGTCGTTTACAAGAGTTCTCTGTCGTTTATGCCCACAGCGAAGCCGGAAGCAATATCCTACCATTCGGGAGAGAAGGTCGGAGGGTTGGCGTCACGCGTTTCAACTTCAAAGACGACGCCAATCAGCACTTCGCCAGCCCCCCTCCTCAAAAACTTCCCCCCAACCATCGCAGAGAGCATAGGCGCAGACAATCTCACCCTCGAAAGTAACAGCATCGACACTGCCATAGAATCCCTCAAGAAAAAAATTCTCCCAAACATCCAGGGCAAGATAGTAGGGGACGAAAAAGGATTTCATAATGCAGGGGATGTCGTCCTGGCAGTTCTTATCCCTTCGGAATCGTACAGTCGGCTCACTAAAGAACTTGTAGACCACGGAGCATTGGCAGTAGGAGTAGGATCTGAGGAAAAACGCTACTCTCCTACCCAAAAGGACGGAAACAACGTACTCCTCTACATCCGATTCGTACATAGACGATAG
- the carA gene encoding glutamine-hydrolyzing carbamoyl-phosphate synthase small subunit: MRATLVLADGTVFRGKSMGATGEIVGEVVFNTAITGYQEILTDPSYRGQIVTMTYPHIGNTGVNFEDNEAVEPYLAGFVIKEYCPHPSNWRKNQDLEEFLKKHGIIGIHGIDTRKLTRNIRETGAKKGIISTEDHDEHHLLKRVRDYPDIEGLDLVREVSCKEPYDWDEGTWQWNAVPEKREGTFRVAAYDSGIKQNILRLLVDAGAKVRVFPAFASSDEVLAYNPDGIFLSNGPGDPEAVPYLIENVRNLIGKKPIFGICLGHQILGLALHGRTYKLTFGHHGANHPVRRIETGHVEITSQNHNFAVDPESVRSECEITHTNLNDGTVEGMVHKKYPLFSIQYHPEASPGPHDSRYLFEKFRALIENS; this comes from the coding sequence ATGAGAGCAACACTCGTGCTTGCCGACGGAACTGTCTTTCGGGGCAAATCCATGGGAGCTACAGGAGAAATAGTAGGTGAAGTAGTCTTTAACACCGCGATCACCGGTTATCAGGAGATACTGACCGATCCATCGTACCGCGGTCAGATTGTGACCATGACGTATCCTCATATCGGAAACACAGGGGTGAATTTCGAGGACAATGAAGCGGTCGAGCCTTACCTTGCCGGATTTGTGATCAAAGAGTATTGCCCGCATCCCAGCAACTGGCGCAAGAACCAGGATCTGGAGGAGTTTCTCAAGAAACACGGTATCATAGGGATTCATGGAATAGACACGCGCAAGCTCACCCGAAACATTCGTGAAACGGGCGCAAAAAAAGGCATCATTTCGACGGAAGACCACGACGAGCATCACCTCTTGAAGAGAGTGCGGGATTATCCGGACATCGAAGGGTTGGATCTCGTCAGAGAAGTCAGTTGCAAGGAGCCGTATGATTGGGACGAAGGAACCTGGCAATGGAACGCTGTTCCCGAAAAGCGTGAGGGAACTTTTCGCGTGGCTGCTTACGATTCAGGCATAAAACAGAACATTCTTCGCCTTCTGGTGGACGCGGGCGCAAAGGTTCGGGTTTTTCCGGCATTCGCATCGAGTGATGAAGTGCTTGCATACAATCCCGATGGAATATTCCTTTCCAACGGCCCTGGAGACCCGGAAGCGGTGCCGTACCTCATCGAGAATGTAAGGAATCTTATCGGAAAGAAACCGATTTTCGGGATTTGTCTCGGACACCAGATTCTCGGATTGGCGCTTCACGGAAGAACGTACAAACTGACATTCGGGCACCACGGAGCCAACCATCCGGTACGCAGAATCGAAACCGGACATGTGGAAATAACATCGCAGAATCACAACTTCGCGGTGGATCCGGAATCCGTCCGGAGCGAATGCGAGATTACCCACACAAATTTGAACGATGGAACCGTGGAAGGCATGGTGCACAAAAAATACCCCTTGTTTTCAATCCAATACCATCCCGAGGCATCGCCCGGCCCCCACGATTCACGGTACCTGTTCGAAAAATTCCGCGCGCTGATCGAAAATTCTTAA
- a CDS encoding sigma-70 family RNA polymerase sigma factor, with amino-acid sequence MVAFPETILQWLCLNSVGLIILSVLGHENDDDKDLVLQSVKGSRESFDILVEKYYKKIYNLAYRFVGDPEEANDLAQEIFTAAYQNLKKFRGDAKFSTWLFQIATNRGKNRFKYLKRRGYFASRSQQEPDDERESAQKAVPDYSTNPEAMLASKQIQKIVQDAISDLDPDHKEIVILRDIEGFSYDEIAQILNLPEGTTKSRLHRARMVVKEKLKKALS; translated from the coding sequence GTGGTTGCCTTTCCTGAAACAATTCTGCAATGGCTTTGTCTGAATAGCGTAGGTTTGATCATACTGTCGGTATTAGGCCACGAGAACGACGATGATAAGGACCTCGTTCTTCAGTCTGTCAAAGGAAGCAGAGAGTCCTTCGACATTCTTGTGGAAAAGTACTACAAGAAGATCTATAACCTCGCCTACAGATTCGTTGGAGACCCTGAGGAAGCCAACGATCTGGCGCAAGAGATATTTACGGCCGCGTATCAGAATCTGAAAAAGTTTAGAGGAGATGCAAAATTTTCGACATGGCTTTTTCAGATTGCTACAAATCGAGGCAAAAATCGATTCAAATACTTGAAACGCAGGGGGTACTTTGCGAGCAGAAGCCAGCAGGAACCCGATGACGAGCGCGAATCGGCTCAAAAGGCCGTACCAGATTATTCAACCAATCCGGAGGCGATGTTAGCCAGTAAACAGATTCAGAAAATTGTCCAGGACGCAATTTCGGATTTGGATCCGGACCACAAAGAAATCGTGATTTTGCGCGATATCGAAGGGTTTTCATATGATGAAATTGCGCAAATCCTTAATCTTCCGGAAGGAACGACCAAGTCACGTCTGCACCGAGCCAGAATGGTCGTAAAAGAGAAATTGAAGAAGGCCCTGTCATGA
- a CDS encoding J domain-containing protein, translated as MNLEQDVLSVILRSPGISKHQLSRMFDLSSYRLHRVFRLLQRDLENRMLIHHENNGVWIVDIDSDFCQGVDWHGPDNGGYRQCGSRPKFPDYRCYMHSQWQSSEMAAFRRELESLVSPCDPSAYHLGQLTLTVVEDMLRKITGIRPVTLQEELARRRFQTMLKNAFAFLRWKDMMRRRRREQEIPPEFFERHRSSSVRPMEFAVKKFFLILEVPPTSTREEVLKAWRKLARKFHPDTENGDEEKMKELNHAKDRIFRIRRWD; from the coding sequence ATGAATCTCGAACAGGATGTTCTTTCGGTTATTCTCCGGAGTCCAGGCATATCCAAACACCAGCTTTCCCGCATGTTCGATCTTTCGAGCTATCGTTTGCATCGCGTTTTCCGGCTTCTCCAAAGGGATCTGGAGAACCGCATGCTCATCCATCACGAAAACAACGGTGTGTGGATTGTGGATATCGATTCTGATTTTTGTCAGGGCGTTGACTGGCATGGTCCGGATAATGGTGGATATCGGCAATGTGGGAGCAGGCCCAAGTTTCCTGATTACCGCTGTTATATGCATTCCCAGTGGCAATCTTCTGAAATGGCTGCATTCAGAAGAGAGCTGGAATCCCTGGTGAGCCCTTGCGATCCCTCCGCGTATCATCTTGGCCAACTGACCTTGACCGTCGTTGAAGATATGTTGCGCAAAATTACCGGTATTCGTCCGGTAACACTACAAGAGGAGCTTGCACGACGCCGTTTTCAGACAATGCTGAAAAACGCTTTCGCGTTCCTCAGATGGAAAGACATGATGCGTCGAAGGAGACGTGAGCAAGAGATTCCGCCGGAATTCTTCGAACGTCATAGATCTTCTTCTGTTCGCCCAATGGAATTCGCGGTGAAGAAGTTCTTTCTTATCCTGGAAGTTCCGCCCACCTCAACGCGCGAAGAAGTTCTCAAAGCGTGGCGAAAGCTCGCCCGGAAATTCCATCCTGATACGGAAAACGGAGATGAAGAAAAGATGAAGGAGTTGAATCACGCAAAAGACCGCATCTTCCGCATCAGACGATGGGATTGA